One part of the Rutidosis leptorrhynchoides isolate AG116_Rl617_1_P2 chromosome 1, CSIRO_AGI_Rlap_v1, whole genome shotgun sequence genome encodes these proteins:
- the LOC139844198 gene encoding uncharacterized protein encodes MESDSEGDRHRHVDEALLDDFDPFFDIPINPTSDKEITVIKDDELIVDEDNPVQDYIVDMSEFDSGDEFDDSNEGIRRRKLRKLQRLEKAKGVAKTAFYVGQPFASATEVKDYIKLHSIETRRQIVFIKNDLVRVRAGCEGLVADFVNGNLVERKSGLILNKKPVGNGHSGQALNKQVVVGGLFKTNKVSKELNSETWRVKTFVGKHECLETRENKHCTYSFLSTQLIDQLPANPKIPTKAVKSQLESSLGLEVSSTKAYQALKRATETMRGGYRTQYAELRDYGLELIKSNPDTTVKILTEQCDPNASTRVFMRIYVCLGPLKHGFRAMGRELLGLDGAHMKPPATGHILTAVGVDSNNGLYPVAYAIVDQESYNSWSWFLECLGDDLGLTSESNFTFISDRQKGLLEAVLRMYPNAEHRFCLRHIHDNMKRRGFNGEAYKQHLWKCASATTVQLFEKSMLDLKAFSTDAHTYLSKIPPKAWSKSHFSGRAKSDVLLNNMCEVLNRWLVDGRDKPIITALEYVRVYLMKRIVHVIHHIDRSNGPLTPTATKLFQSIKKDANKLTVLWSGSNLYQVNGLHGNQCVVDIGLRRCACRKWEITGMPCKHAVAVFWNMTAHSKEIGPVERWFDPIYHLDTWKQTYGYTINPINDRLMWPKSDAPTKLLPPLFKPSPGRPKKNRIRGFSENESVVNDGKLSRKGKSTTCGKCGEYGHNRRGCTSEPNGSQNVSSGSGSQASGKRQV; translated from the exons ATGGAATCCGATTCAGAAGGTGATCGACATCGACATGTTGATGAAGCTTTACTAGATGATTTTGATCCTTTCTTTGATATACCAATCAATCCTACATCAGATAAGGAGATTACTGTCATAAAGGATGATGAGTTAATTGTGGATGAAGATAACCCTGTTCAAGACTATATTGTGGATATGTCAGAGTTTGACAGTGGAGATGAGTTCGATGATAGCAATGAAGGGATTAGAAGAAGAAAGCTTAGAAAGCTCCAGAGACTAGAAAAGGCTAAAGGTGTTGCCAAAACTGCTTTCTATGTTGGTCAACCATTTGCAAGTGCAACCGAGGTAAAAGATTATATTAAATTGCATTCAATAGAGACTAGGAGACAGATTGTGTTTATAAAAAATGATTTAGTTAGGGTGAGGGCTGGTTGTGAAGGTTTGGTGGCTGATTTTGTGAATGGTAACTTAGTGGAAAGGAAAAGTGGTCTAATATTGAATAAAAAACCTGTTGGAAATGGTCATAGTGGTCAAGCATTGAATAAACAAGTGGTAGTTGGTGGGTTATTTAAGACAAATAAAG TGTCAAAGGAGTTAAATTCTGAGACATGGCGTGTAAAAACTTTTGTGGGTAAACATGAGTGTCTAGAAACTAGGGAAAATAAGCATTGCACTTATAGTTTCTTGTCTACACAATTGATTGATCAACTACCTGCCAACCCAAAAATACCCACCAAAGCTGTAAAGAGTCAGCTTGAATCATCATTGGGATTGGAAGTGTCATCAACTAAGGCTTATCAAGCACTAAAAAGGGCAACTGAAACTATGAGAGGGGGTTACAGAACTCAGTATGCAGAACTTAGAGATTATGGTTTAGAGTTAATTAAGTCCAACCCAGATACAACAGTTAAGATTTTAACTGAACAATGTGATCCCAATGCATCCACTAGAGTGTTTATGAGAATATATGTATGTCTGGGTCCTTTGAAACATGGATTTAGGGCTATGGGAAGAGAACTACTTGGACTTGATGGGGCACACATGAAACCACCAGCAACTGGACACATCTTGACTGCAGTGGGAGTGGATTCAAATAATGGCCTGTATCCAGTGGCATATGCAATTGTGGATCAAGAAAGTTACAACTCATGGAGTTGGTTCTTGGAGTGTTTGGGTGATGATTTAGGGTTAACAAGTGAATCAAACTTTACTTTCATCAGTGACAGGCAAAAG GGTCTATTAGAAGCTGTTTTAAGGATGTATCCCAATGCAGAACATAGATTTTGCTTAAGGCACATTCATGACAATATGAAGAGAAGAGGTTTCAATGGTGAAGCTTATAAACAACACTTGTGGAAGTGTGCAAGTGCCACAACTGTGCAATTATTTGAAAAGTCAATGCTTGACTTGAAAGCTTTTAGTACAGATGCACACACTTATTTATCTAAGATACCTCCAAAAGCTTGGTCAAAAAGTCACTTTTCTG GAAGAGCAAAGAGTGATGTTTTGTTGAATAACATGTGTGAGGTTCTAAATAGATGGTTGGTTGATGGTAGAGACAAACCTATAATCACTGCACTGGAGTATGTGAGGGTGTATTTAATGAAAAGGATAGTTCATGTTATTCATCATATTGATAGAAGTAATGGACCATTAACCCCAACTGCAACCAAGCTATTTCAGTCAATTAAGAAGGATGCTAATAAATTGACAGTCCTTTGGAGTGGTAGTAACCTTTATCAAGTTAATGGACTTCATGGTAACCAATGTGTAGTTGATATAGGGTTAAGAAGGTGTGCTTGTAGGAAATGGGAAATTACAGGGATGCCATGTAAGCATGCTGTGGCAGTATTTTGGAACATGACAGCTCATTCAAAAGAAATTGGTCCAGTTGAGAGATGGTTTGACCCTATCTACCATTTGGACACTTGGAAACAAACCTATGGTTACACCATCAACCCAATCAATGATAGACTCATGTGGCCAAAATCAGATGCACCCACTAAGCTACTACCACCATTATTTAAACCTTCACCTGGTAGACCAAAAAAAAATAGGATAAGGGGTTTTAGTGAAAATGAAAGTGTTGTCAATGATGGTAAGTTGTCTAGAAAGGGAAAGAGCACTACTTGTGGCAAATGTGGAGAGTATGGACATAACAGAAGGGGATGTACCTCTGAACCAAATGGCAGTCAAAATGTATCAAGTGGTAGTGGAAGTCAAGCAAGTGGAAAGAGACAAGTTTGA